A window from Bacillota bacterium encodes these proteins:
- a CDS encoding polysaccharide biosynthesis protein, which yields MKSESFLKGTAILVAAAVVTKAFGALFTIPLARLIGAEGVGLLHMASPVFVMALVLCTSGLPVAASKLVAERVARRDHRGARQVLQVCLGFVIPIALALSGALYASAGFLAATVVKDPRAYFAMRWLSPALLISPIAGALRGYFQGYRTMIPTAASQVAEQVVRVVAGLAFAYALVPRGVQWAAAGAAAGSWAGAAAGLCVLAAFYFTACGEQARSSPARGAFELAKSHARVQRSGPGATLCQLLSLAGPATLGALVLPLLEAINAVVVPARLQQAGHAVAEATRLYGHLEVMALGLVALPGVVTVAVATSLVPQVAAADACGEVQRSRRLARQALRSAFVIGLPAAAGLAVLPTQLCSLLFKDPAGGTPLSAMAFSSLFFCLQQTTAGVLNGYGRVLVPARNGLIGAAVAGGVNYVLTAMPEFGIRGAALGTGLAFVVAGTLNTAAVARASGDGWRLLAVGWRALAGCIVMVPVVTCVYQSCLAYSYDNSLSTVAAVVAGAIVYAVVLTVLGEFAYREVAAVPLVGRDLADALRRAGLLRK from the coding sequence ATGAAGTCCGAGTCTTTTTTGAAAGGCACCGCCATCCTCGTAGCTGCCGCCGTGGTCACGAAGGCGTTCGGGGCCCTCTTCACTATACCCCTCGCCCGGCTCATCGGAGCCGAGGGCGTTGGCCTCCTCCACATGGCCTCTCCGGTCTTCGTCATGGCTCTCGTGCTGTGCACGTCCGGCCTCCCGGTCGCCGCCTCCAAACTCGTCGCGGAGCGTGTGGCCCGACGTGACCACCGGGGCGCGAGACAGGTCCTCCAGGTGTGCCTCGGGTTCGTCATCCCCATCGCGCTCGCGCTTTCCGGAGCCCTCTACGCGAGCGCGGGCTTCCTTGCCGCGACCGTCGTCAAAGACCCCAGGGCGTACTTCGCGATGAGATGGCTGTCTCCCGCCCTTCTCATAAGCCCCATCGCAGGCGCGCTGCGCGGGTACTTCCAAGGCTATCGCACCATGATACCCACGGCGGCCTCGCAGGTGGCCGAGCAAGTCGTGCGGGTCGTAGCGGGCCTCGCCTTCGCATACGCTCTCGTCCCGAGGGGCGTTCAGTGGGCAGCCGCAGGCGCGGCGGCGGGTAGCTGGGCCGGTGCCGCGGCCGGCCTTTGCGTGTTGGCGGCCTTTTACTTCACGGCGTGTGGGGAACAGGCGCGTTCCTCGCCCGCCCGGGGAGCTTTCGAGCTCGCGAAAAGCCACGCCCGCGTCCAGCGCAGCGGCCCAGGGGCGACCCTGTGCCAGCTGCTTTCCCTTGCTGGACCAGCCACCCTGGGTGCACTCGTCCTCCCCTTGCTCGAGGCCATCAACGCTGTAGTGGTGCCCGCCCGCCTCCAGCAAGCGGGGCACGCTGTGGCTGAGGCCACCAGGCTGTACGGCCATCTCGAGGTGATGGCGCTCGGGCTCGTGGCCCTGCCGGGGGTGGTCACGGTTGCGGTCGCCACGAGCCTCGTCCCCCAGGTGGCGGCGGCCGACGCGTGCGGCGAAGTGCAGAGATCGAGACGTCTCGCCCGCCAGGCGCTGCGCAGCGCGTTCGTCATAGGACTTCCGGCCGCCGCTGGGCTCGCGGTGCTCCCGACGCAGTTGTGCTCGCTCCTTTTCAAAGACCCGGCGGGCGGGACGCCTCTCTCGGCCATGGCGTTCTCGTCGCTCTTCTTTTGCCTGCAACAAACCACGGCGGGTGTCCTCAATGGCTACGGGAGGGTCCTCGTGCCGGCCAGAAACGGCCTCATCGGCGCGGCCGTGGCAGGAGGGGTCAACTACGTTCTCACCGCCATGCCCGAGTTCGGGATCAGGGGAGCTGCCCTTGGCACAGGTCTCGCGTTTGTTGTGGCCGGAACCCTCAACACGGCTGCAGTGGCCAGGGCGAGCGGCGATGGCTGGAGGCTCCTTGCCGTCGGGTGGCGAGCCCTCGCCGGATGCATAGTCATGGTTCCTGTGGTCACGTGCGTGTACCAGTCCTGCCTTGCCTACTCCTACGACAACTCCCTATCAACCGTCGCGGCTGTCGTGGCCGGAGCCATCGTGTACGCCGTCGTCCTCACCGTGCTGGGCGAGTTCGCGTACCGGGAGGTTGCGGCGGTTCCGCTCGTCGGTCGCGATCTCGCCGATGCGTTGCGGAGAGCAGGCTTGCTGCGAAAGTGA
- a CDS encoding aldehyde ferredoxin oxidoreductase family protein, whose translation MHGYAGSILRVDLSTGVASAQPLAEDLVNAYIGGRGFGAYLVYREVPPGTDPLGPGNKLVVAAGPFSGVFLPSGSKTSFSAKSPATGLYGDSNIGGHLAGELKYAGYDAVVLEGRAPVPSYLFIEDDKVEVRPCEKLWGMGAIKTEKALKDELGDEFQIATIGPAGENMVVFACVNHDIGRQAGRCGMGAVMGSKNLKAIAVRGTKGVPVADMSALRKVAGEMFSALAANPALKVWQDQGLAQVTTWSNSIGALPTRNFRQNFYENADALSGERMRSDIHVRDKACFACPMATGKYCKASHRGESVFLEGPEYETTALIGSNCALGSIEEVAYANYMCDELGLDTISAGNAVAFTMECFERGIITKEDTGGIEARFGSLEAFVEIAKLIAARQGIGAPLSRGVRAAAAAWGGGSEDFAIQVKGLEWSGYESRGAPSMMLAYMTCDIGAHHNRAWSVTHDIAVGRNVIEGKAAKVVELQHVRPLFDCLGVCRLQWVELGLPLEYYARLYPAVTGRDDTWEDLLLKSERIWNLVRAFGVRERADFGRADDQPPRRFYTEPVPDGPLAGSRVTREDIDRLLDEYYDLRGWDRDGRPTVKTLERLGLADVAAELLAMGRIS comes from the coding sequence ATGCACGGATACGCGGGAAGCATCCTGAGGGTTGACTTGTCCACGGGCGTCGCTTCCGCGCAGCCGCTTGCCGAGGACCTCGTGAACGCCTACATAGGCGGCCGGGGCTTCGGCGCATACCTCGTGTACAGGGAGGTCCCACCCGGCACCGACCCGCTTGGGCCCGGCAACAAGCTAGTGGTGGCCGCGGGGCCGTTCTCCGGCGTGTTCCTGCCCAGCGGTTCAAAGACGAGTTTCTCTGCCAAGAGCCCGGCGACAGGGCTCTACGGCGACAGCAACATCGGGGGGCATCTCGCTGGTGAGCTCAAGTACGCCGGCTACGATGCGGTCGTGCTGGAAGGCAGGGCGCCCGTACCATCGTACCTATTCATTGAGGACGACAAGGTCGAGGTGCGCCCTTGCGAGAAGCTGTGGGGAATGGGCGCGATCAAGACGGAGAAGGCTCTCAAGGACGAGCTCGGGGACGAGTTTCAGATAGCCACCATCGGACCCGCGGGCGAGAACATGGTGGTTTTCGCCTGCGTGAATCACGACATCGGCCGCCAAGCCGGGCGGTGCGGCATGGGCGCGGTCATGGGCTCCAAGAACCTGAAGGCCATTGCGGTGCGGGGCACCAAGGGCGTTCCTGTGGCTGACATGTCCGCCCTGCGCAAGGTCGCAGGCGAGATGTTCTCCGCCCTCGCTGCCAACCCCGCGCTCAAAGTGTGGCAGGATCAGGGGCTGGCCCAGGTGACGACGTGGTCGAACTCCATCGGCGCGCTGCCCACACGCAATTTCCGCCAGAACTTCTACGAAAACGCCGATGCTTTGAGCGGGGAGCGCATGCGCAGCGACATCCACGTCAGAGACAAAGCATGCTTTGCGTGCCCTATGGCCACGGGCAAGTACTGCAAGGCGAGCCACAGGGGCGAGAGCGTGTTCCTCGAGGGCCCGGAGTACGAGACTACGGCCCTCATCGGCAGCAACTGCGCGCTTGGCTCCATCGAGGAGGTCGCGTACGCCAACTACATGTGCGATGAGCTCGGCCTGGACACCATTTCGGCCGGCAATGCCGTGGCCTTCACCATGGAGTGCTTCGAGCGCGGGATAATCACGAAGGAGGATACTGGCGGCATTGAAGCCCGCTTCGGGAGCCTCGAGGCGTTCGTCGAGATCGCAAAGCTCATAGCGGCGCGCCAAGGCATCGGCGCGCCCCTTTCAAGGGGCGTGAGAGCCGCCGCCGCGGCCTGGGGCGGTGGCAGCGAGGACTTCGCCATTCAGGTCAAGGGCCTGGAGTGGAGCGGATACGAATCACGTGGTGCGCCGTCCATGATGCTCGCCTACATGACGTGCGACATCGGAGCTCACCACAACCGGGCGTGGTCCGTCACCCACGACATCGCGGTCGGGCGCAACGTCATTGAAGGAAAGGCCGCGAAGGTCGTTGAGCTGCAACACGTGAGGCCGCTTTTCGATTGTCTGGGAGTGTGCCGCCTGCAGTGGGTCGAGCTTGGCCTGCCGCTGGAGTACTACGCCAGGCTGTATCCGGCGGTGACAGGGCGCGATGATACATGGGAGGACCTGCTCCTGAAGTCGGAGCGCATTTGGAACCTCGTGCGGGCGTTCGGCGTACGCGAAAGGGCTGACTTCGGCAGGGCGGACGACCAGCCGCCGCGGAGGTTCTACACCGAACCCGTTCCGGACGGACCGCTGGCAGGGTCACGCGTCACGCGTGAGGACATCGATCGGCTCCTCGATGAATACTATGATTTGCGTGGCTGGGACCGTGACGGGCGGCCCACGGTCAAGACCCTCGAAAGGCTGGGCCTCGCCGACGTTGCGGCAGAGCTCTTGGCGATGGGGCGGATATCATGA
- a CDS encoding 4Fe-4S dicluster domain-containing protein, giving the protein MELDLDRCTGCRLCQLVCSVTNFGENNPKKAGIRVVSKLFTDARYDVIVCDQCGTCADVCPVGAINMDEGVVRIDADTCTNCGVCIDACPNGALFSHPEVAHPIKCVACGECAKYCPRGVLDALAGLRKVAS; this is encoded by the coding sequence GTGGAACTCGATCTCGATCGATGCACAGGTTGCAGGCTTTGTCAGCTCGTGTGCTCGGTGACGAACTTTGGCGAGAACAACCCCAAGAAAGCCGGGATCCGCGTGGTCTCCAAGCTCTTCACCGACGCCAGATACGACGTGATCGTCTGTGACCAGTGTGGCACGTGCGCCGATGTCTGCCCCGTCGGCGCCATTAACATGGATGAGGGTGTGGTACGGATAGACGCGGACACATGTACGAACTGCGGCGTTTGCATAGACGCGTGCCCGAATGGCGCGCTGTTTTCGCACCCCGAGGTTGCTCACCCCATCAAGTGCGTGGCGTGCGGGGAGTGCGCGAAGTACTGCCCGAGAGGCGTCCTTGATGCTCTCGCTGGCTTGCGAAAGGTGGCGAGCTAG
- a CDS encoding (2Fe-2S)-binding protein, giving the protein MGEGGKAPGPGVVVVCRCEDVTLDEIRDLIAKGYRTVEEIKRITRCGMGPCQGRTCRQLVLAEIAKATGTSVADLATGKFRPPTKPVRLGGAVEASDESESRELELQRRRAGERGIEGDGHDQVR; this is encoded by the coding sequence ATGGGCGAAGGGGGCAAAGCCCCCGGGCCCGGCGTTGTCGTGGTTTGCCGGTGCGAGGACGTCACGCTCGACGAGATCCGCGATCTCATAGCTAAGGGTTACAGGACGGTCGAGGAGATCAAGCGGATCACCAGGTGCGGCATGGGGCCCTGCCAAGGCCGGACTTGCCGCCAACTCGTGCTGGCGGAGATAGCCAAGGCCACGGGCACCAGCGTCGCAGATCTAGCGACAGGGAAATTCAGGCCGCCCACTAAGCCTGTGCGTCTCGGGGGCGCGGTGGAGGCGAGCGACGAATCCGAAAGCCGGGAGCTGGAGCTCCAGCGCAGGCGCGCGGGCGAGCGCGGGATCGAGGGGGATGGCCATGACCAGGTCCGCTGA
- a CDS encoding MoaD/ThiS family protein: MTEVELPEDATVGDALAAVGLPQGLWGIVLIGDRVGSASTRLFPGDRVTVFPPVSGG, translated from the coding sequence ATGACCGAGGTCGAGCTCCCTGAAGACGCCACCGTGGGCGATGCCCTGGCTGCGGTGGGCCTACCCCAGGGTTTATGGGGGATCGTCCTGATAGGCGACAGGGTGGGCAGTGCCTCGACTAGGTTGTTCCCGGGCGACAGGGTCACCGTGTTCCCTCCGGTTTCCGGGGGATGA
- a CDS encoding 4Fe-4S binding protein, which translates to MRDGGELTAGPSAPNGVPDAERLARGPCVVVECPEEIPCDPCHDACPRGAIRPFEDINHLPEVDFDKCNGCGTCISACPGLAIFVVDETWGEAQALVKLPYEFVPLPKPGQDVVGLDRTGRARCTARVVRVQTSERQDKTSVVWIEVPKGLSMEVRHIRVGGSACGVRETSG; encoded by the coding sequence TTGCGTGACGGTGGCGAATTGACTGCCGGCCCGAGCGCCCCGAACGGTGTTCCTGACGCCGAGAGGCTCGCACGGGGCCCGTGCGTGGTCGTCGAATGTCCCGAGGAGATACCCTGCGACCCGTGCCACGACGCGTGTCCACGAGGTGCTATCCGGCCCTTTGAGGACATCAACCACCTTCCTGAGGTGGACTTCGACAAGTGCAACGGGTGTGGCACGTGCATATCCGCTTGCCCGGGGCTTGCCATATTCGTTGTCGACGAGACGTGGGGAGAGGCTCAGGCTCTCGTGAAACTGCCTTACGAGTTCGTGCCGCTGCCCAAACCAGGGCAGGATGTGGTGGGGTTGGATAGGACGGGAAGGGCGCGCTGCACCGCTAGAGTGGTCCGGGTCCAGACGTCCGAAAGGCAAGACAAGACATCTGTTGTGTGGATAGAGGTGCCGAAGGGGCTCTCGATGGAGGTCCGGCACATCCGGGTGGGAGGGAGCGCATGTGGCGTGCGCGAAACCTCAGGCTGA
- the mutS gene encoding DNA mismatch repair protein MutS: MLQQYQAIKAKYRDAILMFRLGDFYEMFNEDAEIASRVLDITLTSRETGKGNRMPMCGVPYHAAQAYIARLVDSGYKVAVCDQMEVPGPGRQIVRREVTRVVTPGTVTDPEFLDAKSNNYLAAVAVRGRAVGLAVTDVSTGEFSVTEAAGQRAQDAILAEMARIAPRECLVPPDAAKDARLMEGLSRLEGISLTRCDDVPGAGSPSLAAKAVEEQFGSTTLESSGAREYPVGLQAAGLVLLYLRETQMTSLGHIRSLKAYSCGDSMGLDPESRRSLEVSDPIRQRSRGPTLLSVLDRTVTPMGARLIRRWLERPSQDIAEINRRLDAVEELVGDVIARAELRQALAAVRDVERLATRVSTSAAGARDLVALAESFAAIPEIRSLLVRARCAALRELGARLGDLSDVRQLIMEAICDDPPAAVTEGGIIRSGYNEHLDELRRTSERSREFLATLETTERERTGIKSLKVGYNQVFGYYIEVTRPNLHLVPTEWVRKQTLSGAERFVTPELKEHEAIILKAKDHMSRLEYELFCEVRARVAAETARIQEAARALAEADVLAGLAEVAAARGYVRPTVYEGARLEIVGARHPVVETTIPAGAFVPNSVVLDPNDCQIMVLTGPNMAGKSTFGKSVLLIVLMAHIGSFVPATSARIPLTDRIAVRAGSSEEIASGKSTFMVELLQTAAILAQATEKTLIFIDELGRGTSTYDGMAIAQAVIEYLHNRVGAKTIFTTHFHELTELEERLPRVRNFRVEAEERDGEVVFLFRLAPGGCDKSYGINVARMAGMPAEIVRRAGAILRDLERRSPSRPQQMSLLAMLMETDERDVPGAPDQATARAEACATCARNGIVAELRALDVDRMTPIEALQKLAEVKARLSERDEDL; the protein is encoded by the coding sequence ATGCTTCAGCAGTACCAGGCTATAAAAGCGAAGTACCGCGACGCGATACTCATGTTCAGGCTCGGCGACTTCTACGAGATGTTCAACGAGGACGCCGAGATAGCGTCGAGGGTGCTCGACATAACGCTGACGTCTCGCGAGACGGGCAAGGGCAACAGGATGCCCATGTGCGGCGTGCCGTACCACGCGGCGCAGGCTTACATCGCGCGCCTCGTGGATAGCGGCTACAAGGTTGCGGTGTGCGACCAGATGGAGGTGCCGGGCCCAGGGCGCCAGATCGTGAGGCGCGAGGTCACCCGGGTGGTTACGCCCGGCACGGTGACCGACCCGGAGTTCCTGGACGCCAAGTCCAACAACTATCTTGCCGCGGTCGCCGTCCGGGGCCGCGCCGTAGGGCTGGCCGTGACTGACGTGTCGACCGGGGAGTTCTCCGTCACCGAGGCCGCGGGCCAGCGCGCGCAAGACGCGATCCTTGCCGAAATGGCAAGGATCGCACCGAGGGAATGCCTTGTGCCGCCCGACGCGGCCAAGGATGCTCGCCTGATGGAGGGCCTCTCGAGACTGGAAGGCATCTCGCTCACACGGTGTGACGACGTTCCAGGGGCGGGGTCGCCGTCGCTCGCGGCGAAGGCGGTCGAGGAGCAGTTCGGTTCGACCACGCTCGAGTCGTCGGGTGCGCGCGAGTACCCGGTGGGCCTTCAAGCCGCGGGGCTGGTCCTGCTTTATCTGCGCGAGACGCAGATGACGTCGCTCGGTCACATCAGGAGCCTCAAGGCGTACTCCTGCGGCGACTCAATGGGGCTTGACCCTGAATCCAGACGAAGCCTGGAGGTGTCAGACCCTATCCGCCAGCGCTCCCGCGGGCCCACGCTCCTCAGCGTACTGGACCGCACGGTAACGCCCATGGGCGCGCGGCTCATCCGAAGGTGGCTGGAGAGGCCCTCCCAAGACATTGCAGAGATCAACCGAAGGCTCGACGCGGTCGAGGAGCTGGTGGGGGATGTCATCGCCCGGGCCGAGCTGCGGCAGGCGCTCGCCGCCGTGCGCGACGTGGAAAGGCTCGCCACGCGGGTCTCGACGTCCGCCGCAGGTGCACGCGACCTGGTTGCGCTCGCCGAGTCCTTCGCGGCCATCCCTGAGATCCGGAGCCTTCTTGTGCGCGCGCGGTGCGCCGCCCTCCGCGAGCTGGGGGCGAGGCTCGGCGACCTTTCAGACGTCCGCCAGCTCATCATGGAGGCTATCTGCGACGATCCACCCGCCGCCGTGACGGAAGGCGGCATAATCCGCAGCGGGTACAATGAGCACCTCGACGAGCTGCGGAGGACGAGCGAGAGGAGCCGGGAGTTCCTCGCCACGCTCGAGACGACTGAGAGAGAGCGAACGGGCATCAAGTCCCTGAAGGTCGGGTACAACCAGGTGTTCGGGTACTACATAGAAGTGACCCGGCCAAACCTTCACCTCGTGCCAACGGAGTGGGTAAGGAAGCAGACCCTCTCCGGGGCGGAGCGTTTCGTCACTCCGGAGCTCAAAGAGCACGAGGCCATCATCTTGAAGGCGAAGGACCATATGTCCCGCCTCGAGTACGAGTTGTTCTGCGAGGTCCGCGCGCGCGTGGCCGCCGAGACCGCAAGGATCCAGGAAGCCGCAAGGGCCCTCGCCGAAGCTGATGTGCTCGCGGGCCTGGCCGAGGTCGCGGCGGCTCGAGGATACGTGCGGCCCACGGTGTACGAGGGCGCGAGGCTCGAGATCGTAGGCGCCCGCCACCCGGTAGTGGAAACGACCATACCAGCGGGCGCGTTCGTTCCCAATAGCGTGGTCCTTGATCCTAATGACTGCCAGATAATGGTGCTCACCGGGCCCAACATGGCTGGCAAGAGCACTTTCGGCAAGTCAGTGCTCCTCATCGTCCTCATGGCGCACATCGGAAGCTTCGTGCCCGCCACGTCGGCGCGCATCCCGCTCACCGATAGAATAGCGGTCCGGGCGGGGTCGAGCGAGGAGATCGCCTCGGGGAAGTCCACGTTCATGGTGGAGCTTCTCCAGACCGCCGCGATCCTGGCGCAGGCGACCGAGAAGACTCTCATATTCATCGACGAGCTTGGAAGAGGCACCAGCACCTACGACGGGATGGCCATCGCCCAGGCGGTCATCGAGTACCTCCACAACAGGGTCGGCGCGAAGACGATATTCACCACCCATTTCCATGAATTGACCGAGCTCGAGGAGAGGCTGCCGCGTGTGAGGAACTTCCGCGTGGAGGCCGAGGAGCGCGACGGCGAGGTCGTGTTCCTCTTCAGACTCGCGCCGGGCGGGTGCGACAAGAGCTACGGCATAAACGTCGCGCGGATGGCCGGCATGCCCGCGGAGATAGTGCGGCGGGCCGGCGCGATACTGCGAGACCTCGAAAGGCGCAGCCCCTCGAGACCGCAGCAGATGAGCCTGCTCGCCATGTTG
- the miaB gene encoding tRNA (N6-isopentenyl adenosine(37)-C2)-methylthiotransferase MiaB: MRKYFVQTFGCQMNEHDSEVIAGILEDRGYVPASTVEEADLVIFNTCCVRENPERKVYGRVADLKRLKRANPDLIIGICGCMVQQDGEAERIASKLPHVDLVFGTMNLHRLPELLDKVEAGQRVVEVWDEEGGIVEHLPMRRADAVSAWVTIMYGCNNFCTYCIVPYVRGRERSRRFEDIVDEVRSLGRAGYREVVLLGQNVNSYGHDLEDGRDFADLLRALDGTPGIYRIRFTTSHPRDFSQKLIDTIADCRTVCEHFHLPLQAGSDRVLSRMNRGYTRAQYTDLVRRIREAVPGCSITTDLIVGFPGETEEDFLETLEVVREVRFDSAFTFVFSPRRGTAAARMDDQVPEDVKSDRIQRLIKVQDAITLEINKALAGKIVEVLVEGESKTNPSMLAGRTRTNKLVIFPRDDRARKGTLVKVRITEPHAWTQMGEVVDA; this comes from the coding sequence ATGCGGAAGTACTTCGTGCAAACCTTCGGGTGCCAGATGAACGAGCACGACTCCGAGGTGATCGCCGGAATCCTCGAAGACCGCGGGTACGTTCCAGCTAGCACGGTCGAGGAAGCCGATTTAGTCATCTTCAACACATGCTGTGTGCGGGAGAATCCCGAGAGGAAGGTCTACGGGCGAGTGGCCGACCTCAAGCGCCTCAAACGCGCGAATCCCGACCTCATCATCGGCATCTGCGGGTGTATGGTGCAGCAGGACGGCGAGGCGGAGCGCATAGCTTCGAAGCTGCCCCATGTGGACCTGGTCTTCGGCACGATGAACCTTCACCGTTTGCCCGAGCTCCTCGACAAGGTGGAGGCCGGCCAGAGGGTGGTGGAGGTCTGGGACGAAGAAGGCGGCATAGTTGAACACCTCCCCATGCGCCGCGCGGACGCCGTATCCGCGTGGGTCACCATAATGTACGGCTGCAACAACTTCTGCACGTACTGCATCGTTCCGTACGTCCGTGGCCGCGAGAGGAGTCGCAGGTTCGAGGATATAGTTGACGAGGTCAGGAGCCTGGGGAGGGCTGGCTACCGCGAGGTCGTCCTCCTGGGCCAAAACGTCAATTCGTACGGGCACGACCTCGAAGATGGCCGCGACTTCGCCGATCTCTTGCGGGCGCTCGACGGGACGCCAGGCATATACAGGATTCGTTTCACCACGAGCCACCCAAGGGATTTCTCTCAAAAGCTCATTGACACGATAGCCGACTGCCGGACGGTTTGCGAGCACTTCCACCTGCCCCTCCAGGCTGGGTCGGACAGGGTTCTTTCTCGTATGAACCGCGGATACACGCGGGCTCAGTACACGGACCTGGTCAGGCGCATCCGGGAGGCCGTCCCAGGCTGTTCGATAACCACCGACCTCATAGTGGGCTTTCCGGGCGAAACCGAGGAGGACTTCCTCGAGACCCTTGAGGTGGTCCGCGAGGTCCGCTTCGACTCGGCGTTCACCTTCGTTTTCTCCCCCCGCCGAGGCACCGCCGCCGCCCGCATGGACGACCAGGTCCCGGAGGACGTGAAGAGCGACAGGATCCAGCGACTCATCAAGGTGCAGGACGCGATAACGCTCGAGATAAACAAGGCCCTCGCAGGCAAGATCGTGGAGGTTCTCGTGGAAGGGGAGAGCAAGACCAACCCCTCTATGCTTGCCGGGCGGACGCGCACCAACAAGCTCGTGATATTCCCGCGCGATGACCGCGCGCGCAAGGGCACCCTCGTCAAGGTGAGGATAACCGAGCCCCATGCCTGGACGCAGATGGGCGAGGTGGTGGACGCTTGA
- a CDS encoding FAD-binding oxidoreductase encodes MTRSADAVVIGGGVVGASVAYHLATRGFGRVVLVERSYLASGSTGRCGAGVRQQWGTKLNCLLARESVRMFERMDEELGYDRSVEFKQGGYLLLAYTDREMDQFTKNVQLERELGIPASLLTPAEAKAIVPMLNTSDVLCATYCPTDGHANPFHVTYAYAAAARRLGVEVMTFTEVKAIEVGAGGVARVVCDKGTIDTRVVVNAAGPHSGLVARMVGLEIPFWAERHQILVTEPVEPALRPMVMSFSRRFYCQQTPHGSFVMGMGDPSEPHGFSTESGWKFLVEMAREITRVLPPVGNLRVVRQWAGLYDMTPDAHPILGATPVEGFYLACGFSGHGFMLAPITGRLLAEIICDGKPSIDISGLDLGRFERGELVVEPSVV; translated from the coding sequence ATGACCAGGTCCGCTGACGCTGTTGTCATCGGTGGCGGGGTCGTGGGCGCATCCGTGGCGTATCATCTCGCGACGCGCGGGTTCGGCCGCGTGGTGCTCGTGGAGCGCTCGTACCTGGCGAGCGGCTCCACCGGACGCTGCGGCGCAGGGGTGAGGCAGCAGTGGGGCACGAAGCTGAACTGCCTCTTGGCACGCGAAAGCGTCCGGATGTTCGAACGGATGGACGAAGAGCTCGGCTATGACCGCAGCGTCGAATTCAAGCAAGGTGGCTATCTCCTTCTCGCGTACACAGACCGCGAGATGGATCAATTCACGAAGAACGTCCAACTTGAGCGGGAGCTGGGGATCCCGGCGAGCCTCCTCACGCCCGCAGAGGCGAAGGCCATCGTTCCTATGCTCAACACGAGCGACGTGCTGTGCGCCACGTACTGCCCGACCGACGGCCACGCCAATCCGTTCCACGTCACCTACGCGTACGCCGCCGCCGCGCGCCGGCTCGGCGTGGAGGTCATGACTTTCACGGAAGTCAAGGCCATCGAGGTCGGGGCCGGCGGGGTCGCCAGGGTCGTCTGCGACAAGGGGACCATCGATACGAGGGTGGTCGTGAACGCTGCCGGGCCGCATTCGGGGCTTGTGGCGCGGATGGTGGGCCTCGAGATCCCGTTCTGGGCCGAGCGTCATCAGATCCTTGTGACCGAGCCGGTGGAGCCCGCGCTGCGGCCGATGGTGATGTCGTTCTCGAGGCGGTTCTATTGCCAGCAAACCCCGCATGGGAGCTTCGTGATGGGCATGGGAGACCCGTCCGAGCCACATGGCTTCAGCACCGAGAGCGGCTGGAAGTTCCTCGTTGAAATGGCACGCGAGATAACGAGGGTCCTGCCTCCTGTGGGTAACCTCAGGGTCGTGAGGCAGTGGGCGGGGTTGTACGACATGACGCCCGACGCCCACCCGATACTTGGTGCAACGCCGGTGGAGGGTTTCTACCTTGCGTGTGGGTTCTCGGGTCACGGCTTCATGCTGGCTCCCATCACCGGCAGGCTGCTCGCTGAGATCATCTGCGACGGCAAGCCTTCCATAGACATAAGCGGGCTTGACCTCGGCCGGTTCGAGCGGGGGGAGCTCGTGGTCGAGCCCTCAGTAGTATAG